The window AACTTCTCCATTCTTGCAAGCAAAGGATGGCCAAGTGCATGCAATTCCAGATTGGATGCAATCAAACCGCATTCAACACGAATGTAATATGTATGTAACGCAAGATTGTTGCAAACTAGATAGAGCCCCTCATTTATGGGAAAAGACCTAGAAAATTGTAAAAGGACTTCGAAAAAAATTCCGAAGTCTTTTATCGATAATCTGACCATTAGTTTATTGGAGGACAATTACTCTTAATACTTCAATCACACTTGGAGGAACTGGACTGCCGTGCCATACTTGTCTCTAAATTTATCGAAATAAAATATCCGGGCCAAGATTGTGACACCTCTTCTTCATTATCGAACAACGTGTCCATTAATCCAACCTTATATAGCAAACAGACCACCATCAATGACAAACTCCGAACCAGTGGAATACTTAGAACCATCAGAAGCAAGATATAGGACAAGATCAGATACTTCCTCTGGTTTAGCAGTTCTTCTCAATGGAATTTGTTTTACTGCTTCCTCGACAATAGCTTTTGTTCCTTCGTCAGCGACTGTCATAGAGGTTTCTATTATTCCAGGATGAACAGAATTCACTCGAATTCCGTCAGGTCCATATTCTATAGCCGCCACTTTTGTCATGCCTCTGACCGCAAACTTTGAAGCTCCGTATGCTATCAGGTTTTCTCGACCAACAAGTCCACCTAACGAGGAGATGTTTATAATGGATCCATCTTTTGTTTTTTTCATTGAAGGGTAAACTGCTTTCATCCCTAGAAATACTGATATTTGGTTGACATCTATTACTTTTCGATATTCTTCTTCAGTCATTTCTTCGATTAGCTTATTAATGGCGATACCTGCATTGTTTACAAGTATATTGACTGGCCCGAATTTGTCTTCGGCTTCAGCAACAACTTGATCCCATCCAGTAGCACTGGACACATCCTGTTTAATGAATCTTGCATTTTCGCCTAGCTCCTTGGCCAATGCTTCTCCCTCTTCTACCAGAATATCAGTGAAGACTACTTTTGCACCTTCACTAACAAATTTTCGCACATGGGACGCTCCCATTCCACGCGACCCGCCAGTAATGATCGCCACTTTACCATCCAGACTCCCCATCAATATCCCCTCCTTCAATTTGCCGCCTGATTTCTAGACAGTTATGCCTTTTCCTTGCTTTTATTCTCTACAATTCTCTTGAAGAACTCCTAGCCAAATATGTTCGGTACCTGACGCTCTCAAGGCAGCTCTTTTGCAATCTCCGGCGCGAGTAACTCGATAGCCCGTTCAGGAGTGATAATGTCAGCTGGATCGGGTTTTGTGATCTCCTTGGAAGCATGGTCCTCATAGACGTGCTCGCCGATCAGAAGGCCCTCCTCATTGTAGAGCCAGACGAACGCCAAAGTGCGTTTGATCAGGTAGATGTCATCGGAGTCGTCCCCAGCTTCCACCGAGTCGAACACGCTCTCGCCAAGCATCGTAGAAGGTACAAACTGACAGAACACTGCCTCGCCTGCAAACCCGTTGTCGTTAACGGCAATGTTCTGTTCCCTTACCCACATGACGGTAGCTTTCGCATCGATCAGCGACTGGTAGAAATCTGCAACCTGGTCCATTCCGTCTAGGATAATCGACTTTCCGCCTTCGTGTATGCGATAATGCGGATGCTCGACAGTCATGTCCGGCGCGAGCAACTCCTTGTACCGGCCTGATACTTCCAGAAGACCGTGCATGCGGTAATTTTTCAAAATCTTTCGGTGCAGGGGATTTTCAGTGTTCGCAATCTGCTTTTCCAGACTCGCAAACTGGTGAGTAAACTCATTTTCGTAACGGCTCATAGGGAATTCTCCTTTTGTTTGTATGACTATCGCTTTAAGCGATGTATTGGTATCATATCAACGATAGTTTACAAAATTCTAACAAGTACAAATAACCATCTTACAAATTAAATGGAAATATTGTGTTAGATGACAGGACTGACGTATATCCCCCGAATAAAGACCGCGTGCGCTAACACCCGGTCGATGCAGCCAACATCCGCTCGGAAGAAGGTTGGTCGGTAAAATGAAGATTTTATTAGAAAAAGTAATCATCTCATCTACTTTTCCGGTTGTTGCTCTAAAATAAAAATTAATTAAATTGATGCTAATACTCTTGATAAATGAATCAAAAAAGGCTTGTTTTGAAAAAAATATGATCAAAACAAACCTTTAATCTATTGAATTATCTTATTATAAAAAAGTTGGATCATTTTTAGTACTTCCTTTAAAGCGCCCATTTAATAGGACAAGGTAGTACCCTATTTCTTTAATCGTTGATCATACATTAATTGAATTAGTATCCCAAAAGGATCTTCTATAATACCATAGGCTTCACTAAAAACATTTCTTTCTAATGGAGTGATTATTTTTACTCTCTCATCAGAAATTAAATTACTATAAAATCGTTGTATTTCTTCTAAGTTGGCGCTTTGTAAGCAAAGGGACGTATTATTTCCAACCTTATAACTTTCACTTAGGTCCATTGTATCTTCTGCTATCATTAGCTTCGTTTTTCCGATTTGCAATACGGAATGAGTAATATGATTTTTATTTTCGCTAGTGAGTTCAATTGAATTATCTCTTTTAGCCATATCTTCATACGTAACAATCATTAACTTTTCGGCGTTTAAATTACGTATATAAAAGTCAATTGCTTCCTTTGCTTTTCCATTCATTGATAAAAAAATAGCAATTTCTAATGTCATGCATATCCTGTCCCTTTTTAGTGTTTGATTATCCCCAACTTAACACCATCTATGCTTTCAATACCTTTCTTGAACTCTTCCTCATTTTGAATACACCCCAATTTCTTCTATAATTTTTGATTTTTCCCCCTCACGCAATAACTTGTCCGCCTATTGCTAATTATCCTTATGAGATAGCCTGCGTCCCAATTCACGAAATGCACGAAATGAAATCAGACATCTATCCCCATTTGCCATGGTGACAGTCCGTTCTTTTTTATTCAGTTCTTTCACATGGCATAAATTGATCAGAAAGCTTTTATGACTTCGATAGAAGGGCTCGCCCAGTGCTTCAAAATCTATCAGTTTACCGTAGAATTCATAATACCCATGCCGTTCATACAAGGTCAATCTATGCGGTATGGCGGATGTTTCTATATAGTAAACATCCTCAATTTTTATATTTTTAATACGCTCGCCGACTTTTATTTGTACCATTTCCGCTTGCCATCTCTTCCAGCATGACGGAGGAGAAAGTCATACGGTTTGAGAACAAGGAGCAAATCCTAGAGAAAGTCACATATATCCTTCCAGCGATTCTCGTGAATGAAGGAGCTGTGTTGGTAGATCGGGAGGAATCCGTCGGGGTTATCAAGGTGACAAATTCAATTGATGCCCAAAAGAGCAATACGATTCTTTGGGCATTCCTTGTAGGCACCGTGTTATATTGGATAACCCGGATGGCGACGCGAAAACGGATTCTCCAATTATTGAAGCCGCTCACCAAGAAAGTAAGTCCCACCATTATGGATGAAATCTCGTATCGCTCTGTAATTGTCGGCTTCCCCTTATTCTCATTAGGCGGCTTACTTTTCGCGATGATTTGGGCACATATTGCATGGGGGCGTTTCTGGGGATGGGATCCGAAGGAAGTGTGGGCACGCATCACATGGTTGTTCTATGCGGGCTTCCTGCATTTACGGTTATCTTCAGGATGGGAAAGAACACGAACCGCCTGGATGTCCATTATCGGTTTTGGCCTTATTGTGTTCAATCAAGTATTTGTAAACCTCGTTATCGCCGGCTTGCATTCCTATGCTTAACTGGCGGATAAGCTTGAGTTGCAAGCAAACAAGCGGTGCACGCAATGAAACCAAAGTCCAGTGCAAGCAACTTACCCATTCTTGCAAGCAAACGTCGGCCGGGTGCAAGAAAACCTAGAAAATATGAAAAAACAGATCTCATCGAACGTCTCGGTCCGGTGTGATCTGTTTTCCTTCCTTATGCTCCTGCCCTGTTCTTCTTATAAAACTCGACAAAGTTCTGTACAACCTTATCAAGAAAATCAATGGTCGCCTGATCCGTGATATCGCCCTCTGCATCCAACTTATTTTGCACAGTACCGATGAACACGTCATTGCCCGGTAAGATGACCGGGGCAAGCATCGGGTTGGTTAGAATTTCTTTCAAGTGAAGCTGCGCACGGACGGTCCCCAATGCTCCTATGGAAGCTCCAATTAAAAAGGTCGGTTTCCCTTGCAGTACCAAATCTCCCCGCGAACACCAATCAATCGCGTTTTTCAAGGCGCCTGGGATGGAGTAATTGTATTCAGGAACCGCAATTAACACAGCATCCGAGTCTTTTACATCCTCCTTGAACCCCTGCACTGCAGGGGGTGCTTCATTTTCAATATCGATGGAAAACGTTTCGAGATCGTTGATGAAGACCGGCGTGATCTGTAATTGTTCCGAATACCGTTTTCTCATAAACTCGACCACTTTCAAGTTATGGGACGTGGAACTCGTGCTTCCGATAATGGCTTTTACGTTAATAGTCATAATGCATACTCCTTTGGTTCATAGTGCATTCCAACGATGCCGCTCTTATCATATACAAAACAGAACACAATAGCGCATAAAAAGCTCAACTTTCTAATAAAAGCAATTTTTCCTTCATTTCCAAGCCGCCTCGAAAACCAGCGAGCTTCCCATTTTTTGCGATGACCCGGTGGCATGGCACGGCGATCATGACTGGATTGGCTCCAATTGCCGAAGCAACCGCCCGGACGGCGCTCGGTTTTTGGAGTCGTTCTGCCATTTTGGAATAGGTGACGGTTTCGCCAAACGGAATCCCCAGCAACGCCTCCCAAACCGATTGTTGGAAAGCAGTCCCGTGCAAATCAACTGCCATCGAAAAGTCTTTGCGCCGCCCCTCTAAATACTCCTTCAATTCCCTTGCATAGTGTTCCAGTGTTTTTTCATCCTCCACCACTTCATAATCAGGAAGCCGTTTGCTAACCCATTCCGCCAGCTCCTCAAATGGTGCCCCGGGGGACCCGACATAGCAAAGCCCTTTTGGCGTAGCAGCGATATGAAGCTTCCATTGTTCGAGATGAAGTTCCGTCCAAGCGACTGTCTTATCCTTTTCCATTCAAATTCTCCTCCATTGCGCAAAGCCACCCCTTGCTATGAACGGCAGGCTTGCTTTATTACGAATTAGTTTACCGTTACTATATACTGTTTGTAGAAGATTAGAAAGAGGGGAACGGCTTTGAATTTTCTAGTACAACAGATATTTACAGGCAAACCGAAAACGGTTGGAGAAAAAGAGGCGGCATCGCCAATGGAACGGGAATGGAAAAGCGGGATTTTCAAAGAAGCGATTTCAGGTGAAATCTGGGTCGGTCGAACAAACTTGGAGGGAGACGGCCAAGCAGATCTGAAAAATCATGGAGGACCCGAGAAAGCGGTATTTGCCTATCCAGTTGAACACTATTCCTTTTTTCATCAGGAATATGGCTTGACGGCGATGCAGGCGGGCGGGATGGGTGAAAATCTATCCTTGTTAAACATGCTGGAACGGGATGTTTGCATAGGGGACACATATGAAATCGGAGGTGCGTTGATTCAAGTCTCACAACCGAGGCAGCCTTGCTGGAAACCTGCACGGCGGTTTAAACGAAAGGATCTTTCCTTGCTTATCCAAAACTCCGGTAAAACCGGCTGGTATTTCCGCGTGCTTCAAGAAGGGTTTATCCACGCCGGACAGACATTGACATTAGTCAGCCGGCCCGCTCCGGAATGGACAATCGCCAATTGCAATCACGTCATGCACGTTAATAAAGAAGACATAGAACAGGCTGCCGCGCTAGCCGCATGCGAATGGCTCGCGACCAACTGGAAAAATACACTGAACAAGCGTGTCCAACTTGGCGATTCAGGCAATCCGGCCAAACGATTGTATGGGCCCAATGAGTAATAATGATATAATCCTCTAAAAGCATGTACGTAACCGTAAAACTATGCTACATTAAAAGGCAGGCTTTTTTGCCCGTGGTTCGAAACCATCCCACGTAAAAAAACTAGGAGGAACAGAATAATGAAAGTCAAAACCTTGGCAACGAGCGGAATTATCGCTGCGTTGTATGTCGCTGTCACGTTTTTGGTAGCGCCGTTTGGATTTACGAATGTCCAATTCCGGGTTTCTGAGATATTCAACCACCTCGTCGTGTTTAACAAGAAATACATCTACGGCGTGGTGCTCGGGGTCTTTGTCGCGAATATGCTGTTTTCCGACTTGGGGCCGATCGACTTGGTGTTCGGCGTCGGTCATTCTATCCTCTCTTTGGGCATCACCATTCTGGCCGGCCGTTTCATAGCCAGCCCGTTCAAGCGGATGATCGTCAACACATTGGTCTTCACCTTCACGATGTGCATCATCGCGTTCGAATTGAATTTAGTACTAGGCTTCCCTTTCCTTCTCACGTGGCTGTTCGTCGCGGTTGGGGAATTCGTCGTCATGGCAGTGGGCATCCCCCTCATGCTGGCGCTCAATAAACGGTTAAAGCTGGAAAAACTAATCTAAAATCCACTCTATCGAGGAGTCGATTTCTATGTATAGAACTATCGAGGAAACTGCCGAATACTTGGGCATGCCCGTCGAACAAGTGGAAAAGTATATTTTGGACGGCCGTATCCGTGCAGTGCACGACGGCGATCAGTTCCTAGTCAATCAAGCCCAATTCAGCCTCTATTTCGAGCAGTTGGAAACGGCAAAACAACTGATTGAGGATTATTGGAGCGAACCGCTTCCGCCTGATCTCGATATAAAAGACGAAGATTGAAAAAGGGCTATCTGCTGTCGTCGCGGATAGCCCTTTCTTCGTCTATTGCCTGCTCGCCTTATGACAGAGCAGCTTGAGGCAGAACTCGTTCGATTTCCTCCTCGATATCCAACGCAGAATCGGTCGGCTCGAACCGTTTGATGACTTTTCCATTCGCATCCACTAGGAATTTCGTAAAGTTCCAACGAATGTTCCTGCCGATTAAATAATCAGGATATTCTTCCTGCAATCTCATCTTCAGCATTTTTTCCGTCATCACCGATTCGTCCAGTTCCCGAAATGGCACTTCATGTTTCAAATAGGAGAAGAGCGGATCCATCCCCTCCCCGTTCACCTGTACAAGATCGAAGACCGGAAAGTTGACCCCATAGTTCAATTGGCAAAATTGAACGGATTCTTCCCCGTTTTCCGGATTCTGCTGGCCGAATTGATCACAAGGAAATCCCAATACGACAAAATTTTGCTCTTTGTACTGATTGTACATTTTCTGAAGCTCTTCAAACTGATACGTAAATCGGCACTGACTGGCCGTATTGACAATCAAGATCGCTTTTCCCCGGTACGTTTCCATCGATAGGATTTCCCCATTCGGCTTCCGTACCAAGTAGTTGTAAATGCTCAAGATATTCATCTCCCCATACTAACTATATACCTATTTTATAGGGAGAATCGAAAGAATCCTAATTTACTGCTTACACTTTCCCCTGATCGCTTAGCAAACTGGCCGTAGCCGAGACTTGTTCCAGCATCGAATGGAATTCCTGGATACTTGCCGAATATTCCTCCGTTTGCGCAGCCACATCTTGGACGGAGTTATTGATATTCAGGATATCTTGTTCCGTGAGCTCCAGTTGCTTTTGAATGTCCTCTGCGGCGGTATTGCTATTGGCCGCCATCTTTCGGATTTCATCAGCCACGACAGCGAATCCTTTCCCGCTTTCTCCGGATCGAGCGGCTTCAATAGCTGCGTTTAACCCAAGGATATTCGACTTTTGAGCAATCCCTTTCACATGCCCAATGATCCGTTCGATGTTTTTCATATTATCTTTCATCGTTTCAGATTGCTGGGACAGCTCTTGCAACCGAGAGGCGGAAGTGTCTGTCGCTTTCGTAATTTCTTCCGAAAATACTGTCATTTGTTCGATCACTTTGCTTAGTTCATCCGCGCTTTTCCGCAAGTTCTCAATTTTTTCGTTTGAGGTGACTGCCGCCAAGGCGCCTATCAATTGTCCATTTTCATATAGTGGGATGCATGATGAAATATAAGGTATCCCCAGGAAATTGGCGGGGACTTCCTCCCGAAGCTGTTTTCCGCTCTGCAACACTTTATAAGTGGCAGCTCCCTTATACTTTTCCATCTTTTCACCGACTTTTAATTTCAAGTCGACCCTCTCTCCAGGCAAGTATCCGATGATCGTGTCCTTATCACATAAGATCATGCATGTATCTTCTGGATAGGTTTGTTGAAAATAAGGCAGATTGTTTTTAATCTCTTCTAATTTCTGCAACATGTCTCTTCCCCCCTTCAGTACGTTGGCTGAATCTAGTTGGCCCCATCATCCTATATACTCTTGATTCCATCAAGGGAACGGCTCAGCGTATCTTGGGCATCACGGATCATTCCGTCCAGCAGTTCTTTGACGGTCGGGATATCCGAAATGAGCCCGGACACTTGTCCGCCATTGATGAAGCCTTGTTTCATATCACCGTCGATGGCCCCTTGGATATGTTGCTTCTCTGTCGTCAGCTCATTGAATTGTTCCAATGTCAAACCTTCCCGTTCCCGTTTGAACAGCTCTTCCGCGTAATCGTTTTTCAATACGCGGCGGACCCGCCCGACGTTACGGCCGATGATCATCGTCTCCGTGTCCGAAGCATCGATCAGCCGTTGCTTATAGACATCATGGACCGGCATTTCCTGAGTTGCGATGAAACGAGTGCCCATTTGCACTCCGGATGCACCTAAAGCAAGCGCAGCGGCCAATCCTTTTCCATCTCCGATTCCTCCTGCTGCCGCGACTGGAATATTCACGCTCGCCGCAATTTGTGGAATCAACGTAAATGTGGTCAACTCCAAGTTTGAATTGATACCCGCCGCTTCAAATCCTTCCGCCACCAACACATCCGCTCCCGCCTGCTCCGCTTTTTGCGCATGTTTAACTGCTGCTACGATAGCAATGGCTTTGATCCCGTTTTCATGAAGACGCGGTATGTAGGGTGCTGGGTTACCGGCCGACAGCGATACGACAGGCACTTTATGTTTAATGACCAAGTCGATCAGTTCGTCGGTATGTGGTGTTACACCGATGGCGATATTGACCGCAAAACTTTTGGATGTGCCCTTTTTGATTTCAATGATCTTTTCTTCGACTTCCTCGACTTCCGATGTTCCGCAACCGATCGTCCCGAGTCCTCCAGCTTCCGAAACAGCGATTGCCAACTTCGTACTACTAATATTCCCCATTCCTCCTTGAAGGATTGGGTATCGGATTGATAATACTGTACAGAGTTCATTCATACGGCAAGCTCTCCCCTCTATAGATTAAGTAATTTGTGTTAAAATAGAATGATAGAATGCTTTTCCAGCAAACGGAGGTAATAGTGATGATTATTCCATACAACGGCAAAAAAGCGGATGTACATCCATCGGTATTCGTCGCCCCGGGTGCCTATCTGATCGGGGACGTGACCATCGACGAAGAGTCCACCATCTGGTTCAATGCGGTATTACGTGGAGATGAAGGCTCCATTACGATTGGGAAACGATGCAGCATCCAGGACAACTCCACCATCCATTTATATGAAGGAGCTCCTGTCTTAGTCGAAGACGAAGTGACGGTCGGCCACAACGTCATCCTGCA is drawn from Sporosarcina sp. FSL W7-1349 and contains these coding sequences:
- a CDS encoding SDR family NAD(P)-dependent oxidoreductase, translated to MGSLDGKVAIITGGSRGMGASHVRKFVSEGAKVVFTDILVEEGEALAKELGENARFIKQDVSSATGWDQVVAEAEDKFGPVNILVNNAGIAINKLIEEMTEEEYRKVIDVNQISVFLGMKAVYPSMKKTKDGSIINISSLGGLVGRENLIAYGASKFAVRGMTKVAAIEYGPDGIRVNSVHPGIIETSMTVADEGTKAIVEEAVKQIPLRRTAKPEEVSDLVLYLASDGSKYSTGSEFVIDGGLFAI
- a CDS encoding VOC family protein — protein: MTLEIAIFLSMNGKAKEAIDFYIRNLNAEKLMIVTYEDMAKRDNSIELTSENKNHITHSVLQIGKTKLMIAEDTMDLSESYKVGNNTSLCLQSANLEEIQRFYSNLISDERVKIITPLERNVFSEAYGIIEDPFGILIQLMYDQRLKK
- a CDS encoding LytR/AlgR family response regulator transcription factor → MVQIKVGERIKNIKIEDVYYIETSAIPHRLTLYERHGYYEFYGKLIDFEALGEPFYRSHKSFLINLCHVKELNKKERTVTMANGDRCLISFRAFRELGRRLSHKDN
- the ccsA gene encoding cytochrome c biogenesis protein CcsA, with the translated sequence MVDREESVGVIKVTNSIDAQKSNTILWAFLVGTVLYWITRMATRKRILQLLKPLTKKVSPTIMDEISYRSVIVGFPLFSLGGLLFAMIWAHIAWGRFWGWDPKEVWARITWLFYAGFLHLRLSSGWERTRTAWMSIIGFGLIVFNQVFVNLVIAGLHSYA
- a CDS encoding NADPH-dependent FMN reductase, producing the protein MTINVKAIIGSTSSTSHNLKVVEFMRKRYSEQLQITPVFINDLETFSIDIENEAPPAVQGFKEDVKDSDAVLIAVPEYNYSIPGALKNAIDWCSRGDLVLQGKPTFLIGASIGALGTVRAQLHLKEILTNPMLAPVILPGNDVFIGTVQNKLDAEGDITDQATIDFLDKVVQNFVEFYKKNRAGA
- a CDS encoding methylated-DNA--[protein]-cysteine S-methyltransferase, whose translation is MEKDKTVAWTELHLEQWKLHIAATPKGLCYVGSPGAPFEELAEWVSKRLPDYEVVEDEKTLEHYARELKEYLEGRRKDFSMAVDLHGTAFQQSVWEALLGIPFGETVTYSKMAERLQKPSAVRAVASAIGANPVMIAVPCHRVIAKNGKLAGFRGGLEMKEKLLLLES
- a CDS encoding MOSC domain-containing protein, with amino-acid sequence MNFLVQQIFTGKPKTVGEKEAASPMEREWKSGIFKEAISGEIWVGRTNLEGDGQADLKNHGGPEKAVFAYPVEHYSFFHQEYGLTAMQAGGMGENLSLLNMLERDVCIGDTYEIGGALIQVSQPRQPCWKPARRFKRKDLSLLIQNSGKTGWYFRVLQEGFIHAGQTLTLVSRPAPEWTIANCNHVMHVNKEDIEQAAALAACEWLATNWKNTLNKRVQLGDSGNPAKRLYGPNE
- a CDS encoding QueT transporter family protein, with amino-acid sequence MKVKTLATSGIIAALYVAVTFLVAPFGFTNVQFRVSEIFNHLVVFNKKYIYGVVLGVFVANMLFSDLGPIDLVFGVGHSILSLGITILAGRFIASPFKRMIVNTLVFTFTMCIIAFELNLVLGFPFLLTWLFVAVGEFVVMAVGIPLMLALNKRLKLEKLI
- a CDS encoding excisionase family DNA-binding protein, coding for MYRTIEETAEYLGMPVEQVEKYILDGRIRAVHDGDQFLVNQAQFSLYFEQLETAKQLIEDYWSEPLPPDLDIKDED
- a CDS encoding glutathione peroxidase, translating into MSIYNYLVRKPNGEILSMETYRGKAILIVNTASQCRFTYQFEELQKMYNQYKEQNFVVLGFPCDQFGQQNPENGEESVQFCQLNYGVNFPVFDLVQVNGEGMDPLFSYLKHEVPFRELDESVMTEKMLKMRLQEEYPDYLIGRNIRWNFTKFLVDANGKVIKRFEPTDSALDIEEEIERVLPQAALS
- a CDS encoding methyl-accepting chemotaxis protein; translated protein: MLQKLEEIKNNLPYFQQTYPEDTCMILCDKDTIIGYLPGERVDLKLKVGEKMEKYKGAATYKVLQSGKQLREEVPANFLGIPYISSCIPLYENGQLIGALAAVTSNEKIENLRKSADELSKVIEQMTVFSEEITKATDTSASRLQELSQQSETMKDNMKNIERIIGHVKGIAQKSNILGLNAAIEAARSGESGKGFAVVADEIRKMAANSNTAAEDIQKQLELTEQDILNINNSVQDVAAQTEEYSASIQEFHSMLEQVSATASLLSDQGKV
- a CDS encoding NAD(P)H-dependent flavin oxidoreductase, which translates into the protein MNELCTVLSIRYPILQGGMGNISSTKLAIAVSEAGGLGTIGCGTSEVEEVEEKIIEIKKGTSKSFAVNIAIGVTPHTDELIDLVIKHKVPVVSLSAGNPAPYIPRLHENGIKAIAIVAAVKHAQKAEQAGADVLVAEGFEAAGINSNLELTTFTLIPQIAASVNIPVAAAGGIGDGKGLAAALALGASGVQMGTRFIATQEMPVHDVYKQRLIDASDTETMIIGRNVGRVRRVLKNDYAEELFKREREGLTLEQFNELTTEKQHIQGAIDGDMKQGFINGGQVSGLISDIPTVKELLDGMIRDAQDTLSRSLDGIKSI